A DNA window from Trichosurus vulpecula isolate mTriVul1 chromosome 2, mTriVul1.pri, whole genome shotgun sequence contains the following coding sequences:
- the DFFA gene encoding DNA fragmentation factor subunit alpha, with amino-acid sequence MLQARTYARGRCSRASSELPVNRLLPSPDSDGGFFRQTMELSEEETSGETSGPLKPCLLRRNRSREHHGAAASSLEELKSKALDILAIDKSLEPITLVLAEDGTIVEDEDYFLCLPDNTKFVALACNETWKYNNTDGGTAWLTQESFEGKDETDSSEGCRWKNLARQLKGDLSSIILLAEEDLQVLIDVPCSDLAQELSQSPSRTQDLQNTLQQVLDHREEARQSRQLLQLYLQALEKEGGILSKQAESEAAVDEGMDEVDSSGYVTLSSHVLMVLKEKSCPELSLSSQDLELVTKEHPEALARALTWDLEKTEAVQRACQQQLTLRLQQVQSLNALHSISARKSSLTEEPVSLKRSK; translated from the exons ATGCTCCAGGCGCGGACCTACGCACGTGGGCGGTGCTCAAGGGCGAGCTCCGAGCTTCCAGTGAACCGGCTGCTCCCCAGTCCAGACTCAGACGGCGGCTTCTTTCGGCAGACCATGGAGTTGTCGGAGGAGGAGACCTCGGGAGAGACCTCGGGCCCCTTGAAGCCATGCCTGCTGCGGCGCAACCGGAGCCGGGAGCATCACGGCGCGGCGGCCTCCAGCCTGGAGGAGCTGAAGAGCAAGG CTCTTGACATCCTGGCCATTGACAAATCATTAGAGCCGATCACTCTGGTCCTGGCGGAGGACGGCACCATCGTGGAAGATGAAGATTACTTCCTGTGTTTACCGGACAACACCAAGTTTGTAGCCCTCGCTTGCAACGAGACGTGGAAATACAACAATACAG ATGGGGGCACAGCGTGGCTCACCCAGGAATCCTTCGAGGGAAAAGATGAAACAGACAGCAGTGAGGGCTGCAGGTGGAAGAACCTGGCCCGACAGCTTAAAGGAGACCTCTCCAGCATCATCCTCCTGGCAGAGGAAGATCTTCAG GTGCTCATTGATGTTCCCTGCTCAGACTTGGCCCAGGAGCTCTCTCAGAgtccttcaagaacccaggacCTCCAGAACACACTCCAGCAGGTGCTAGACCACAGAGAAGAAGCCCGGCAGTCCAGGCAGCTGCTGCAGCTCTATCTCCAGGCcctggagaaggagggaggcatCCTGTCGAAGCAGGCAG AGTCTGAAGCTGCTGTGGATGAAGGGATGGATGAAGTGGACTCATCTGGCTATGTCACACTGTCCAGTCACGTCCTGATGGTGCTGAAGGAGAAGTCCTGCCCAGAGCTGAGCTTATCCAGCCAGGATTTAGAG TTGGTGACCAAGGAGCACCCAGAGGCTCTGGCCCGAGCTTTAACCTGGGACCTCGAGAAGACCGAAGCAGTCCAGAGAGCCTGTCAGCAGCAGCTCACCCTGCGCCTGCAGCAGGTCCAGAGCCTCAACGCACTccacagtatctctgccaggaagaGTTCTCTGACCGAAGAGCCTGTGAGCCTGAAACGGTCCAAGTGA